ACTAAGAAAGCATGAAAATGgacaaaaatagaataaacTTCTTCTTTATTGATCATTGGAAAAATCCAAGTAAATCGAGTACATTCATCTATAAAGCTAACATAATATTTGAAACCCTCAACAAATAATGTGGGAGAAGGATCCCATGCATCATTATGAATTACTTCTAAAGGTTGTACAAATTTGACCACTGAATAAGGAAAAGGAAGCTTGGCTAAACAAGTAGTACAGACAGATTTGGTattgtcaaaagaaaaagaaacctgTGATTGATGTAAAAGAGctgaagtgattttatttgagggatgaCCTAATCATTTGTGTGAAAGACTTGTGTTGACGTGATGTCCAAGATAGCAAAAATTATTCTTGTGGAAAGAAGATGTTTGTTGGTGATTGGGTGGAGAAGTGAAGAAAGGAATAGGGTACAAGCAAACTCTACACAGTCCCTTGAGAAGAACACTTCCCGTGATATTGTCCTgaatccaaaaaccaaagGCATCACATATAAATCTTCAATTGTTATCTTTACATAGCCTATGAATGGAAAGAAAATGCTGAGAAAGCTTTGGCACATGTAAAACTTGTTTAATTGTAAAGAATACTGTGGAGCAACCAAAGTAGAGGAACCAACATTAGAAATGCTCAAACCTGAACCCCCTGCAGTAGTGATAGTATCATTCCCTGAGAAAGGAGTAGATAAACTAAGTTGAGACAGATCGAAAGTCATATGAGTCGTAGCTCTAGTATCTGCTACCCAAAATTGCTCATGCTTCTAGCAAATTTGGCATTGAACTGATGAGGTAGGAGCAGAGGTTGATTATGCCTTTGATAACAATCAGTAGGTACATGGCCTTTCTTGTTTCAGATTTGAGAAGTGGGAATGTCAGTGCCAGGAACAAGACTGCCAGGGTTGGAATTAGGTGGAGCTTGATGAGTTCTTAGACTAGATGGATAATGACTGTCACAAAAGTAGAAACAATGGGAATCAAAGTGGTTATGGGAGATTGAACAACTTGAAGCTGAGTAGTAGTCACCTAATCCGATGAATGGGTCGAGAGAGATAGGGAGGGGGGGATACATGAAGTATAGTGAACAGTTAAGTGGCTATCCAAGCATTCCATCGGCTATGGAGGGAGGTTTTCAGCAAGCAGGTAAGCCGATGATGACTAGTAAAAACTTAGGTAGGTTGATCGTCGCTCATCCCTCGTGTTCTCTCCCGTGAAGTGATTAATCCCTAAAGTGGGCATGCAATCCCTATGGAAAAGCAAGTATTCTGATTGGAGGAAATTTCCACCCTCTGATGATCCATTCCGCCCCACTGCTCAAGACAACACAGAGGATGAAGAGTTTGATTGCTAGAATTTCCACCCTAAATTCTTCTATTTTATTCCAGAATATTAGGATCAATCCATGGTGAATGATACCATGTTAAGATAGGAAGATTGAACTAAGATAGAGCAGAGAGAATTTCAAAGATAGAGAAGAGACTTGTTGTATTTCTTATTAAACTCAACTGAGCACAATTACTGTCATTATATCAGCTGAGTTGAAGCCTTGTTCATGTGTTTCTAActtctctaaccttctcttaTCAATACTAACAGTTTTCCTAAACTGCCTAACAAGAATAACAATATCTCAATGGCTTTACTCTTTAATCTTCTGACACATGGCTGCACTAGGACCATTGATATCTTTATAGCGTGAATAGTGGGGACGTCATGTATGCCTCTGCATGGATAGTGGCGATGTCAGGCTTGAGATTGCTTGTAATATCATCACCGGCAGTAACCAGTGTCACTCCCCGGACCCGAGGTTCGGTGGAAACCCCACGCCCAGATGGTgagaaagtaaaataaaataaaaagaagccgAAAcatgggtttaaaataaacttcttttataaaaatagctccaaaatcttacaactttacaagaaataaataaagctcTATTGCCCTCATCTAATTCAGCCTTAACTTGTTTAGTCCTAGTCTTGCCCACaaattcatctgaaaaattaaacagggTGAGCAACCACTGCTCAGTAGGTACATGAGACCTTACCATGGTAGattgatataactaaattaagtgaCATGCAATCACACAACCAAATATCATgttaataatattaatgcaTGAATACTCTTCATCTACTCCTGTTAATTCATATAATTGAACAAGCAGACCTGCACGTCCCATACCATGCTTATACCACTTGGTCCTGAATGCCCATTTATATGAACTAACACCCATCTCAATCATCCCATAATTCCCCTTTTGTTAATCATCTTGTCTAACTCCCTATCGCCAGTCCCGAATCACCCAATACAAACCATGTGCATTGTGGGATCCTTGAGACCTAGTACCTGCCAAGAGTTagactcaactacacaaaagatCCTTCCCATTACTCTCTTTTCCATACTTTCTTTATCAACCCAAGAACTCCAAAAAAATTCCATGACATGATAAAATTATGCATTTCACATACCCATATATCTCACAACAATGTAACATTTAAAACACCACCAATATacatataatcatatcacgcATAATATAGTGCTCACGAAATTTAATTAGATCAATCTCTGTAAAGGCTCCCCGAGAAAACCCTACCTTGACACCAAAGCTTTTGCTAGAAAGTAAGGTACATCCACAAACTCAGTTTCCCCCTCTTTTTCTTaacaatttttcttctctctaaatttctttctaatttctcatgtttgaaACTGTAAGGTTATGCTTCTATTTATAGTGGTTATAGGGATAGGATAAACTTCAATATCAAAAGGATAAGAATCTCCAAGTTTATCTaaaagataaatatcttaaCAAGATAACATCATCCAAGTTTATCCaaaagataaatatcttaaaaagataatatcGTCCAAGCTTATCTAAAAGATAAATATCTTCTTTTATCCGTTTAAAATACGGGTCTTCACAACCAGACTGCTGAAATTTTTGTTACCCATGCTGCGGAGAGCAATGAGATTGTCCCCGACTTTGAGTGGCCAAAAAAATGTGTAAGAGTCGTCGAGGGAGAAGTTATCTGAGTCTGGGCAGATCCAGTCATCCTTGGTAAGCCTCCAGTTTCCGAACAAGGAAGCGGATATTATGCAGAGGATTCCTTCTGATTTGGCCAAGACATGGTTCCCTACTGTCGGATCTCCCAAGTCGTCGAATTGGAACAATAGATACAGGGGTCTGTCGATCATGCAGGCACTAAGGTATTTTCCATTGCAACCCTTGAAAGCCATGTATCTGGGAAGTCTCGTGGCCAACGAGCCCAATCGGTGGCTATCATGTCAGCTTCACGCGATGACGCAGATGCTGCGAGTGGTGCTGCGTGTAGGCCTTCCTTACGGCATTATTTTTCAGGCAAAGGCTTACGTAGCTTCCAAGCTGGACATGGCGAAACTGGAGAGATAAAACTTTAATATCCAAACTAAAAGATAAGGAATCCCCTTCATAGTAGGATTCAAGAAGTTCGTAGATGGGCTCGGACAAAGTGCATATGGTTTTGGATCGGTCTTCCTTTGGTTCGTCGGCCCCAGCAACAATCAAAGCCTCCTTATGGAACTTGTTCGTGCCCTGCAGCCTTACCCAGTATTTGTTATTTGTAACAGCATCTGATGTGTAGGAGGCCCTCATGCTGGCTGCTCTTTGCTCTCTCCAGCTCAAACTTTGAGTAATGGCTGCCAATGTCATCTTCTGAGAATTTGAGAAACCCTGCTAATGGCTtcttttcatcttcatcatgTATGTAGTGCAGGTGTTTGTGGTTGCTGCAAGATCTCAGCACCACAAACCTTGGCAGAGTTGCCATTTTCTACATTTTATCACTTCAAATAATTTACCAAAAATGAAGGAGAGGTGTATTAAAGTCAAATGGAAATTACATAACTAGCAAGAATATCAAAAATCCACTCAAGCCACACTTGATCTCATACGTGGTTACCTCCTAAGGCCGCCAACCTGGTGCGCTGCCTTATCACATTGGCCTAGAGTATCTTTAAAAACTACCTGCTGCAATTGGCCAGCATGCATCTGGATATTAAAAacaagagatatttagtgatatacccatttctagcactaatattataaataaaccctacacaattgaattcctataaacaaacccaaaaaaaaacccaaaaaatgatagctagccttattgaatttaatattgattattaaattactttgatgccctattgagtgctttgggtatttttatgagattttggggttgggcttgttttaagaaattgatggcagttttgtaatttataagaagttaaaagcttttttgttatgttgtaaatgggctttgggtgtgtttctaaagtccattttatatagggtatttttataatttgggcccccatattgggtataatagtgaatctccctaaaaaCAATAGCCTCCACTACTACTTCTACATGTCGTTCTCTTCTAAGCATTTGCATATTGTGCACCGAGTCAGACTCAACTTCTACACACAGCATTCGAGTCTTGATGCAGGTAAGCAAAGCTTCTCTAGTAGCCTCAGCCTCCATCTCTAATTTACCAAATACGTTTTCAGttgtcaatttttaaaaaatgaaattaaaattaaaaatagtgaaaactCAAATGATTATCAACCAGACTCTAAATTTATAGGTTCAAAATTGATGAGGGACAGAACATTTATTATTCACCGCTACCATTAATTCTAGACAAGATAAGTCATGAATCATTCCCAGATACATATGGGAAttgtaatatataaatttatctAGAGTGGCAAGGCAAGTTCTCAAATCAATTCCACAAAACACAGAGTGGGCCTTAAAAGAATAAATGAAAGTCTAAACCATGAAACTAGAGTAGGCCTCAAATCAATTCCACAAAACTAAGAGAACGTTCCacccattattaaaaaattcattcattttggAAATAAACAAcacaatataaatttaaaacaccAAATCGCCaaacaatataaatttatattgtttcaaattaaaacaaacataagttttaaaaatattaaccgAAATTGAGGATTGTCCTTGAattgtttaaaaatattaaccgAAATTGAGgattgtccttgaattgcttcAAATTAAAACCATAGGGACAAAagtgaccaaattgaaaccacaaaGACCTTAATGTAAAAGTGATGAACAGCAGATGtcaaaagtgactttttgtcttttccttttactttgaattttctttttacaaagTTGGAAAAGGCTACTAAATTTAAAACTGTACACCACGAGGGCAAAGGAAACCAGCCCACCAATAGTTCAAATTACTTGACATTAATTAACATAAAAGGAAAGGGTAGACATGGACTTAGACAAGTTGGTTAGAGCGGATATGCTCTCTACTCTACACCCGAGTTCGAATCCCTCTCCCTgtagtttagattaatttaaagtaaattatttcttgtaaaagaaaacataaaaggaAAGGTAACTATGCAGTGAGTTGTGAGGATTTAAATGCCAAATCACACATTAAGAGCACTAAACTCTTCATGCAAGACATTTTGATAATTTCAAAGTTTTGTAGGTGCGAATTCATTTGGAGGTTGTTGGATGAACTCATTTGGAAGTTCGGTGAGAATAAATAGTAAATATAGCGTACAAAGAAACATTATAATAATAGGATTTGCTACCTTAAAAGCGATTATTccatataaatatgtaatttgaaaatccaactcaaatattattttcactttCCTTTAAATTGCtacaatattttcttaatatgaCAACAAATTGAAAGCTCTCACTTAGGTCTATATTCAGTCACCTTCTTGTTCATGTACGTAGTTTTATATGGACACAGTTTCTTTCCTATAATTCTAGAgcatttctcctttttctaCACCATATGCAATGGATGTCTTCTCTCCTTTGTTATGCTTTATTGTGTGGACCCAGTTGGAGGTTGTTGGATGAACTAATTTGGAAGTCTAGTGAGAATAAAATAGTAAATATGGTGTACAAACCAAACCTTATGATGATTTGGGACGATGAAAACAAttgttgataaaaaaaaaaatatatgtaatttgaaaatataactaatattgttttcactttcctTTAATTTACTCTAACACCTTTTTAatgatatataaatgaatttaaggaaaattgttttttatacaaaaaataataatgaaaggACACATTTTCTTCCGTATAAATCTAGACCCTTTTTGCAGAGATGGGCATAGCCAAGGTGGCTAGAGCACATGTGCGCTCCTCACTCTGCACCCGAGTTTAAATCTTCATTCCCGCagtttaaaaagtaaaatatcatttgtgtaaaaaaaatctagaGCAGTTCTCTCATTAGACTTGTGCACTCAATGCCTTCTCTCGTATGTTTTGCTTTGTTGCCTTCTATTCTGCCTTGTTTAGCCGTTAAAACTCTCTCgttccctctttctctctctcaagatATCTAGCTGCACTTCACAGAAAAATATCGCACTGGTACCCTCCACCTCCGTGCCTAAAAAGTCGGTATTAGATTAGTGCACATAGAAAATGTTCCTTCATCTTGGTTGGATATAGACTTCACCAATCTTTGAGAGCTGTTTGAGTGACTTATGGTCATCAACAACCACTAGCCTCTTTAGAGAAATTGAGATCTCTAGTACTGAACTTGAGGAAATCCAATAGAAACTGTTGCTGTAAGTAACAGGCCTTTTAGCCCATGGCATCCTCTTGAAAAGGTTGGTGTAGCTCAAAATTTTCATCCAAACAATATGGAAAGCATCCAACCAACGCTATCATGAACTCCAATCAAGTAAAAGTTCTTGATGAACATCAAGCCAACAATATTTTGAGCCCTACAAAACTAGATAGGGCACAGTGGCCAATGCAAACCACTCCACCACTGATGAACTTGATGATTAATGCAACATATCCAGCAACAAGTATTGGAAACTCTTAACTGAAAGTTTAGACCATACTTGCCattcttttttctctaaaaCCCTAAGgccttcctcttctcttcccaGCCCCGCACTGCCCCATTTGGGGAGGAGGAGGTATGTCCCTTCTCCCCTCCACTTCTCTTTCGTGTTGCTACCTCCCTATCTCTCCTGCCTTGGCTTCTTTTGGTGGGACTGGTCTTACCTTCGGTTTGAGCCTGTTTTGGCTCTGCCTTTGGCTATCTTAGAGAGTTTGATTGCTTATCCTCCTATGGTGACTGCTTGAGCCTTGGGCTTGGTTCTGAGATTTAATGTCTCAGACTGATTTTGTGTCCCCGTTCTTCGccaaataccctatataactaaatttactTCTTCCTCCACATCCCATCCTCTTCTTGCGTTCTCTTCATTCTAGATGCCTCTCCTTTGGGTTATATAAAATACTTCTATATGCGGTTTTTTTCGTCTTTCTGGGAATGTGTATAGAGCTCTTGCTACAGTTCTAGATATGGTGCTTGCACCACTATTTTTCGCTAGGTCGATCTTTGGGTATATACCATGATGTTGGTGTGAATGGTTGTTGTTTTATCTTGGGTCCAGAGACGAATTTGGGTGTGATGGAGAAGATGACTCATGGATGACTATTGGTGTGCGGATGGATGTATTTTCAGGAATTTTTCTCCTTGGCAGATGATCGGTGGGTCTCTATGTGCAGCGGTGTTGACCTATGTGGAGGATGTGTATCTTCtcttttgtggccattttggTGCAATCCCAGTCCCCGAGGGGCGACGGtggctttgtttttattttattttgttttgattttgtgatGGTGAAGATTTATTATGCTAGAATCTTTCATGTATTCGTTGTTTTTCCTTCTCCTTTTGAGGTTTGAATGAACTttaattgaacaaaaaaataaatgtatggGAAACTCCACCATTGATAttaaggcttattatcacaaaacgtccctaaggtttacgaaactatcagattacatccttaatgtttttttgtgtcacttatggtcctcaaggttagtatgtgcaatcacaaatggtccctgccgttaggttctgtcaaactctgttagtttgctgacttggcatacatatatatcacaaaacatccctgaggtttacacacttatcacaaatggtccttatgaatttttttaatttttttatttaaaattcgtaaaattttggttttctttttaaaattatttataaatgaaaaaatcatttatagaaggattttaatcttgaggaccatttatgaaccctaaaccttaagtttttttcattttaaaattttatgaatttttaattattttttaaaaacttcattagtttgttgatgtggcatatatatggagccaacatctacaataatatagtgtcacatgtatttaaaatttaatatatattttaaaataattataattcataaaattttaaaaagaaaacaaaaatgttatgaattttaaatttaaaaaattaaaaaaatttcataaggaccatttgtgataggtctgtgaacctcaaggatgttttgtgatatacatatatgccacgtcagcaaactaacagagtttttgacggaacctaacggtagggaccatttgtgatcatgcatactaaccttgaggaccacgaatgacaaaaaaaaaatattaaggatgcaatctgataatTTCATAAACCTTAGGaccgttttgtgataataagccttgaTATTAATGATGAGTTGTACACAATCATCGGGAATTTAATTTAGAGTCGAGAACAAGAGGGTAGACTATGTCTCTAAAGATGATCTTTAATGGAAGATGAATCGGTgagttaattaattagatGACACCATTATAGGAGTATTGTAACGTAGTTCTTATGAGTATCATAATTTAGCCCTTGGCCACTATATAAGAGATCTACATGACTTTCACTGGTCGAACTCTTGTGCACACGCATATTACACCAATGGTTCAATCCATTTTATCTTTGTAATCAATGTGCCGTGTTAGGACTTGAATTAAATCGACTTGTCTTGAGTAGTATCTCACTTTGAATTCATTGAGTGAATCAGAGTGATCAAGCACTCACCTCAACTACAATTGAAGCACTATCAAATTCCTTGTCACAGAGATCGAGTGGCCACGGCTGCTTGTTTCTagggtttttgtgttttgggggtttttttgttcttttaggcctaaattatttgtattttgtattgggcttttattttgtttggttaagcccttgtttttattgttctaataatttttgttttaaacttATATGTAACTTTCTATGGCAATGACATGTTCATTcctctgaagaaaaaaaactaaaatttgaaatttgaaattttcattgcTCAGAGACCTGCGAGCAAGGAATGCAGCTCGGATAGATGGGATAtctccgagacctgccagcgtgGAATGCGACATGGATAGGTTCTTCGAGACCTGCGAGTGAGGAATACGGCTCGGATAGATGGGATATCTCTCAAACCTGCAAGTAAGGaatgcggctcggatagaatGGGTATCTCCGAGACCTGCGAGCGAGGAATTGACAGGTCAGGAATAGGAGTACGCCTCGGAGGAGAGTATTCCAGTTCTGATATATTCTTAAACTATAGGAAGTTCAGTGTATGTCGTATTTATACTCAAGATATAACTTGTATGAGTATaggaaagaactacgtgtggcttgatctcttagtaagggtacgtaggcagcctagtATTTCAGGGTGCAACAGCTAGGTTAGGTAACAAAGGTAGTCCGGTTAAGTTATTAAGAGATCTAACACCGTTCTGGTGATGTTATAAGAATTGATTTGAATGTTGTTAGCAGAATGATTTATTTGACTTATTGAGGCTGGATGCCAGAATAATATGATGTTTGATTGCtagaatatatttaaatgcaTGCTAAAcgattgatatatatatatatatatatatgtatatatgtggaTAGGTAGAGACTTctgggaaatgttcaatttataggggagactctgccgaattttcggcataAGTCTAGCTGCTAGAAAAACTGGGATTTTAGTTAGacgggcaatttggtcatttgtgcccgacattcgccaagtgtcggacatgcAGAGGGTTTGGcttggattccaaagtggaatttgggtcgggtcgtCTCAATATAAAAGCTAAGTCTCGCTACTGTAATTCATTTTGTATATTCTGAGAATTAGAGCAACAACCTAGAGGTTTCCTATTCTTTCCTTGCttactttcttcttcattcttgcAATGGCTACCATGGTTATCAATGCCTTGTAACCATGCTCAAGCATCAGACCATTTGGATTTCAGGTGTGAAATGGTTTGGTGATGCAACCAAAATTTTGAGACTAAATtacttttaagttttttttttatttttaattttgtaggATTTTTTACAGTATCAACATTAATACCGAATCATATCGGTCTCATTTGAGTTGGGTATAATTTGAACGTGTTTTCAAAAATTCTCATCCTGCCCCTATCAGGGATTGACACCGGGATGCCTTGCCTAGCTCAACAATTTAATTCTATtccattttatattatttataataataaataaataaaataaaataaaactagcGAGTGTTAAAGGGGAAATTATAAAACTCCCCAATTAGTTTTTATTAAGGGCCGGCCCTAAATCTTGAATTTCATTAGTGCGGataacaaattaatttttgttgttggaaaaAGTAACAAATTAATTGGAAATTAGGAACAATCATATTcattaataacaaaaataaagaaccaTCAATTTACATCCATCCACagacttaaaaaaaataaagaaataaagaatatCAAGCGGCATTTCAACAAACACTTCGGTGTCCGTTGTCTAATCGGGCAACAAAATAGAAGATCCGGTTTGCCGACCCGACCAGCGGCCCGACAGATCGGCAGGCAGAGAAAACCGACACATCGGGCAAACCCTGCTCTTCTGCAGCCACTCCACAATGCAGCCCCGGTGATAAAGATGCGAGCACGGCATACACGTGGCGTCCGATCCAACGGCCATCTCCTCCAAACAAACCGCGCACGCAGCCGATTCTTCCACCGCCGCCGTCTCCAGCTTCGAAATCGCCGCCCTGCTCGCCGGCACGAATTTCGGGGCGGtcgcctcctcctcctcctcggAGCCGCCGAACTGCTCGACGAAAACATCGAGGCACGCCTCAATGTGAACGAGCATGAAGTCCGAGAAAGGGCGGGAACTAGCCTCTTCCGCAACGGCGCCGTTTGCTACCTTATCCACCATGGCTGCGCAGAGCTCCGGCGGGCAATGCAGCTCGGAAAGCAGAGCCTCGGCGAGCTTTGCCCTCGACGCATTTTCGTCCATCAGTAGGTCAAGTTGGAGCTCGTGCGAGTGGTATTCTGTAGTGGGCGGtgaaacggcgtcgttttctTCAGCCGAGGCGTGATTAAAAGTAAATGTCGTGGACTTGACAGTGATCAAGAATTGGGTACATGGCAAGTCAGTTTCAGGCTCAATCACGGCTAATGTAGATAACCGGCAGCGGCAGGAGACTTCGCTTCGCCTCTCCGTCGGTTGATCCATCGAGACGAAAATCGGGAAGCAAGAATTGAAGATGACACGAATTAGGGTTCGAGTATGGTGTAGAATACTTGTAGCAGAACCAAATTGTGAGGCTTGTTGGAAAGTCTTGTAACGTTTATATACAGAAAGCTAAGGGCGGTCTCCAATTTAAATTAGGAATTGTGATCGAAGTAGGATTCCTTGTTGCATTAGGATTGATGATGGGTCGTTGGTCAAAGGGTAgtatagtaattcaataatgGAACAaacatttgtttattttacttattttacGAAGAAAAGTTAATTGAAAATCGCGTGTGCCTAGTCA
The Prunus dulcis chromosome 2, ALMONDv2, whole genome shotgun sequence DNA segment above includes these coding regions:
- the LOC117619674 gene encoding E3 ubiquitin-protein ligase SDIR1-like — protein: MDQPTERRSEVSCRCRLSTLAVIEPETDLPCTQFLITVKSTTFTFNHASAEENDAVSPPTTEYHSHELQLDLLMDENASRAKLAEALLSELHCPPELCAAMVDKVANGAVAEEASSRPFSDFMLVHIEACLDVFVEQFGGSEEEEEATAPKFVPASRAAISKLETAAVEESAACAVCLEEMAVGSDATCMPCSHLYHRGCIVEWLQKSRVCPMCRFSLPADLSGRWSGRQTGSSILLPD